A single Paenibacillus kribbensis DNA region contains:
- the zwf gene encoding glucose-6-phosphate dehydrogenase — protein sequence MDSMTFVLFGATGDLAKRKIYPALYNLFVEGKIPASFSVIGMGRREVADEQFQSNVEQSIKDFSRHVNDDRAQMDQFLSAFRYSALNVNHPEDYKKLLQLAEQRENDLGIPGNRMFYLSVAPEFFDVIALNIRESGLAETKGWKRLIIEKPFGHDLESARELNDRLSRTFAEDEIYRIDHYLGKPMVQNLEALKFANPLLQGVWNNQYIANVQITASEIVGVEERAGYYDHSGAIRDMVQNHMLQVLMMAAMNKPEHVTAGQVRDEKSKVMQALRALDPSDIASSVVRGQYTSGEINGNAVPSYKEELGIAPDSQNDTFISARLWIDNEQWSGVPFYIRTGKRMKEKSTRIVVEFKQDSTDPYAAQGQPSEPNLLIIHVNPDEKVTLRLNSKDPLNNGQLETVLMNYNSEDKDVPEAYERLIFDALRGDSTFFAHWNEVELSWMWVQPVLEAFARGEVPLHTYAAGSYGPEASDQLLEEQGFTWWLDQKSESSEKAVVRS from the coding sequence ATGGATTCAATGACTTTTGTCTTATTTGGAGCGACAGGGGATTTAGCAAAACGCAAAATTTACCCTGCCTTGTATAATTTGTTTGTAGAAGGTAAAATTCCGGCTTCCTTCTCTGTAATTGGGATGGGGCGCCGTGAAGTGGCTGACGAGCAATTTCAAAGTAATGTAGAGCAATCCATTAAGGATTTCTCCAGACACGTGAATGATGACCGTGCACAGATGGATCAATTCCTGAGTGCGTTCCGCTATAGCGCTTTGAACGTCAATCATCCGGAAGATTATAAAAAGCTGCTACAGCTTGCTGAACAGCGTGAAAATGATTTGGGAATTCCGGGGAACCGCATGTTTTATTTATCGGTGGCACCGGAATTTTTTGATGTGATTGCCCTCAATATCCGGGAAAGCGGTCTGGCCGAAACCAAGGGCTGGAAACGACTGATTATCGAAAAACCGTTTGGACATGATCTGGAATCAGCACGCGAGCTGAATGATCGTTTGAGCAGAACATTTGCTGAGGACGAGATTTACCGTATTGACCACTACTTGGGCAAGCCGATGGTGCAAAACCTGGAAGCCTTGAAATTTGCCAATCCTTTGCTTCAAGGAGTATGGAACAATCAGTACATTGCCAATGTACAAATTACCGCTTCCGAGATCGTAGGGGTTGAAGAACGTGCTGGATACTACGATCATTCTGGAGCTATTCGTGACATGGTACAAAATCACATGCTGCAGGTGCTGATGATGGCAGCCATGAACAAGCCTGAACATGTAACTGCTGGACAGGTGCGTGACGAAAAAAGCAAGGTTATGCAGGCACTCCGTGCGCTTGATCCTTCGGATATTGCTTCCAGTGTGGTTAGAGGGCAATATACGAGCGGTGAGATTAACGGAAACGCAGTTCCTTCCTATAAAGAAGAACTGGGCATTGCGCCTGATTCGCAAAATGATACATTTATTTCAGCCCGTCTATGGATTGACAATGAGCAATGGTCAGGCGTGCCATTCTATATTCGCACTGGCAAACGCATGAAAGAAAAATCCACACGTATCGTTGTGGAATTCAAACAGGACAGCACAGATCCATATGCCGCTCAAGGGCAGCCATCTGAACCAAACTTACTTATCATTCATGTGAATCCAGATGAAAAGGTAACTCTGCGTCTGAACAGCAAAGACCCGCTGAACAATGGTCAACTGGAGACGGTTCTGATGAACTATAATTCCGAGGACAAGGATGTACCGGAAGCTTATGAGCGCCTTATCTTTGATGCGCTGCGCGGCGACTCCACCTTTTTTGCTCACTGGAATGAAGTTGAGCTTTCATGGATGTGGGTACAACCTGTGCTGGAAGCTTTTGCACGTGGAGAAGTTCCGCTTCACACCTATGCAGCAGGCTCCTATGGTCCGGAAGCTTCGGATCAATTGTTAGAGGAACAGGGCTTTACATGGTGGCTGGATCAAAAGTCCGAAAGTTCTGAAAAAGCAGTTGTTCGTTCATAA
- a CDS encoding winged helix-turn-helix transcriptional regulator encodes MSDDRQPKLLCGKVEQSFQIISKKWTALIIHTLMEHPKRFSEIHVSIPDLSKRMLNERIKELELSGLVLRNVITERPVRTEYSLTRKGKELGDALNGVESWAERWL; translated from the coding sequence ATGAGCGACGACAGGCAGCCCAAGCTTTTGTGCGGCAAGGTGGAACAGTCCTTTCAGATCATCAGCAAAAAATGGACCGCTCTCATCATTCATACTTTGATGGAACATCCCAAACGATTCAGTGAAATTCATGTCTCCATACCTGATCTTAGCAAACGTATGCTGAACGAACGCATCAAGGAATTAGAGCTTTCCGGCCTGGTCCTTCGCAATGTCATCACAGAGCGGCCTGTGCGTACCGAGTATTCGCTGACACGCAAGGGAAAGGAACTTGGTGATGCATTGAATGGTGTAGAGAGCTGGGCCGAAAGATGGCTTTAA
- a CDS encoding nitroreductase family protein, which translates to MSKDFFTALKERRSYYGISKEQVISDQKIQEIVEEAVKYTPTSFNSQTSRAVVLLGEQHDKLWNITEDILREVVGNEEQFKSTAEKMNGFRSGYGTVLFFEDNNVVAGLQQQFEAYADNFPIWSNQSNGMLQLVVWTALEQEGLGASLQHYNPLIDEKVKNEWNIPEHWKLIAEMPFGKPTFQPGDKEFQPVEERVKTFK; encoded by the coding sequence ATGTCTAAAGACTTCTTTACAGCTCTGAAAGAAAGACGCTCCTATTACGGTATCAGCAAAGAACAGGTCATTTCCGATCAAAAGATTCAAGAGATTGTAGAGGAAGCTGTGAAGTATACACCTACCTCTTTTAATTCCCAAACTTCACGCGCAGTGGTATTGCTCGGAGAGCAGCATGACAAACTGTGGAATATTACTGAGGATATTTTGCGTGAGGTTGTAGGCAACGAAGAGCAATTCAAGTCTACTGCTGAGAAAATGAACGGCTTCCGCAGCGGCTACGGAACAGTCTTGTTCTTTGAAGACAACAACGTTGTAGCAGGTCTGCAACAACAATTCGAAGCGTATGCGGACAATTTCCCAATTTGGTCCAACCAATCCAATGGTATGCTGCAACTGGTAGTATGGACGGCTCTGGAGCAAGAAGGACTGGGTGCATCCCTTCAGCATTACAACCCTTTGATTGATGAAAAAGTAAAAAATGAATGGAACATCCCTGAACATTGGAAGCTGATTGCTGAAATGCCATTCGGTAAACCAACCTTCCAACCAGGTGATAAAGAGTTCCAACCTGTAGAAGAACGCGTAAAAACGTTTAAATAA
- a CDS encoding (2Fe-2S) ferredoxin domain-containing protein, which produces MAIFELETMKHHVLICNGGTCMRHEGEEVTQAIRDEIRKQNADAYIHTTRTRCNGRCHDAAVVIVYPQGDWYGQMTPAAGTQLVQKLVEGEKLETHLFHECAGNSRSE; this is translated from the coding sequence ATGGCTATATTTGAATTAGAAACGATGAAGCACCATGTATTGATCTGTAATGGAGGTACATGTATGCGACATGAGGGTGAAGAAGTGACACAAGCAATCCGGGATGAAATTCGTAAACAAAACGCAGATGCTTATATTCACACGACCAGAACTCGCTGTAATGGTCGTTGTCATGATGCTGCGGTTGTGATCGTATACCCTCAAGGCGACTGGTATGGCCAGATGACGCCTGCTGCGGGGACACAGCTGGTACAGAAGCTCGTAGAGGGAGAAAAGCTGGAAACTCATCTTTTTCATGAGTGTGCAGGCAATTCCCGTTCGGAATAA
- a CDS encoding metallophosphoesterase family protein, giving the protein MKIVVLSDTHMPYRSKALPSRLVQELKDSDLILHAGDWTDWFVYERLAEFAPVQGIAGNNDGIDIVDRLGYQRIVEVEGKRIGMVHGHGWRGSTENIALNTFKGEPLDCLIYGHSHIPVVKRVGELLVLNPGSPTDKRGEDEYSFIVLNLTGGRLEAQLILYPDKH; this is encoded by the coding sequence ATGAAAATCGTCGTACTTTCAGATACTCATATGCCGTATCGAAGCAAGGCGCTTCCGAGTCGGCTTGTACAGGAGCTAAAAGACAGTGATCTCATTCTCCATGCCGGAGACTGGACGGACTGGTTCGTATATGAACGCCTGGCGGAGTTTGCACCTGTGCAAGGAATTGCCGGGAACAATGATGGAATAGATATCGTAGATCGCTTGGGCTATCAACGAATCGTTGAGGTTGAGGGCAAACGGATTGGTATGGTCCACGGTCACGGCTGGCGCGGCTCGACAGAGAATATTGCGCTGAATACGTTTAAGGGAGAACCGTTGGATTGTCTGATTTACGGACATTCGCATATTCCGGTGGTTAAAAGGGTGGGAGAGCTGCTTGTCCTGAATCCCGGTTCTCCGACTGACAAGCGTGGTGAGGACGAATACTCATTTATCGTGCTGAACCTTACAGGTGGACGGTTGGAAGCACAGCTTATTCTTTATCCAGATAAACATTAA
- a CDS encoding Rrf2 family transcriptional regulator encodes MSTHFSVSIHCLLLLAEGAPERMTSTIIASSINTNPVVVRRIMSRLKQAGLVDSSPGARGFRLSMSSSNMNLKMIYEATKDEGPLFAIHTDSNHNCEVGKNIDALLDGLYTVAEEKIQAFFETVTLRDLEQALQQRIEHQSSSV; translated from the coding sequence ATGAGTACCCATTTTTCCGTTAGTATCCATTGTCTGCTTCTACTGGCTGAAGGAGCGCCGGAACGAATGACTTCGACGATTATCGCTTCCAGCATCAATACGAACCCGGTCGTCGTGAGAAGAATTATGAGCCGACTCAAGCAAGCAGGTCTGGTTGATTCCTCGCCGGGAGCACGTGGCTTTCGTTTGAGTATGTCAAGTTCCAACATGAATCTTAAAATGATATATGAAGCGACCAAGGATGAAGGGCCGTTGTTCGCCATTCATACCGACAGTAATCATAATTGTGAGGTAGGCAAAAACATAGACGCTTTGTTAGACGGTTTATATACCGTGGCAGAGGAGAAAATACAGGCGTTTTTCGAGACCGTTACGCTGCGAGATCTGGAACAGGCACTCCAGCAGCGGATTGAACACCAGAGCTCGTCTGTGTAG
- a CDS encoding DivIVA domain-containing protein: protein MDEHMKRRLDKQKQLFKQLGIQLDALSIHEKQFKNKMRGYDPDEVDAFLDEIIKDYERFYANIADLMDKWQEQQATIRDLKNAPKPAADFSGLDRRQLEDIVKQLEYSVRQLKVRLRPENDYFPE from the coding sequence ATGGATGAACATATGAAGCGTCGTCTGGATAAGCAAAAACAGTTGTTTAAACAACTGGGCATTCAGCTGGACGCGCTCTCCATTCATGAAAAACAGTTTAAAAATAAAATGCGCGGCTATGATCCGGATGAGGTAGATGCTTTTCTGGATGAAATCATCAAGGATTATGAACGCTTTTATGCGAATATAGCCGACTTGATGGACAAGTGGCAGGAGCAGCAGGCAACGATACGTGATTTGAAAAATGCACCTAAGCCTGCTGCCGATTTCAGCGGGCTTGATCGTCGTCAGCTGGAGGACATCGTCAAGCAGCTGGAATATAGCGTGCGCCAGTTGAAAGTGCGATTGCGTCCTGAAAATGACTATTTTCCGGAGTGA
- a CDS encoding Gfo/Idh/MocA family protein produces MGRKLKWGILGTAEIARIAVIPAIQQSERGEVLGIASRDTNKAADAAREFDIPKSYGSYEELLADPEIGAVYIPLPNHLHEEWTIRAAEAGKHVLCEKPSSLSSAGTSRMIEACKSAGVIFAEAFMYRYHPKHRRIKEIIHSGEIGDIRGIHCTFTFNNADQADNVRFNKSMGGGSLYDVGVYPISAARMYLNREPEAVTVHALFSPEHDNVDMMASGLLEFPGGVNLTFDCGMWAANRSNMEILGSKGTIAMPKMFGWERTSVVPQIFVHVGSVTREERLKGFNSFELQADAFAEAVLDGVPLPYEPEDAVNNMKVIDACIESARSRKRVEIGSE; encoded by the coding sequence ATGGGTAGAAAGCTGAAATGGGGAATTTTGGGCACTGCGGAGATTGCCCGAATAGCTGTCATTCCGGCGATTCAGCAATCCGAACGCGGAGAAGTGCTCGGGATTGCCAGCCGTGATACCAATAAAGCTGCTGACGCTGCCCGGGAATTCGATATTCCGAAAAGCTATGGAAGCTATGAGGAGCTATTGGCTGATCCCGAAATCGGGGCGGTGTATATTCCGCTGCCAAACCATCTGCATGAAGAGTGGACGATTCGGGCGGCCGAGGCAGGAAAGCACGTTTTGTGCGAAAAACCATCTTCTCTCAGTTCAGCCGGGACTAGCCGCATGATTGAAGCCTGTAAAAGTGCAGGCGTGATCTTTGCAGAAGCTTTTATGTATCGCTATCATCCAAAGCATCGAAGAATTAAGGAAATTATCCATAGCGGGGAAATTGGCGACATTCGCGGTATTCATTGTACATTTACGTTTAACAATGCCGATCAGGCAGATAATGTGCGTTTTAATAAAAGCATGGGCGGCGGCTCGTTATATGATGTAGGCGTGTATCCGATATCCGCGGCTCGTATGTATTTGAATCGGGAGCCCGAGGCGGTGACGGTACATGCCTTATTTTCCCCGGAGCATGACAACGTTGATATGATGGCATCCGGCCTGCTGGAATTCCCGGGCGGGGTCAATCTCACCTTCGATTGCGGCATGTGGGCCGCGAACCGCTCCAATATGGAGATTCTCGGCAGCAAAGGCACGATCGCGATGCCCAAAATGTTCGGCTGGGAAAGAACGTCTGTTGTACCGCAGATCTTCGTCCACGTCGGTTCGGTTACGCGCGAGGAACGTCTTAAAGGCTTTAATTCCTTTGAACTGCAGGCGGATGCTTTTGCCGAGGCGGTGCTTGACGGTGTTCCGTTGCCATATGAACCAGAAGATGCAGTAAACAATATGAAGGTGATCGACGCCTGTATTGAATCGGCTCGCAGTCGCAAACGGGTGGAAATTGGATCAGAATAA
- a CDS encoding helix-turn-helix transcriptional regulator, whose protein sequence is MAFMISQRAFIKIYLITMVERHRGYGYQMLESMKDEFSSFGYVPPQSEVYRALHELVQEGVFYRTKQLKGTDPRVDFQEIVLYHFTDDGEEKARLYKKQVKTDLDRCLGMLHKAEQDNYS, encoded by the coding sequence ATGGCGTTTATGATATCCCAGCGGGCTTTTATCAAAATTTATCTGATCACAATGGTGGAGAGGCATCGCGGTTATGGATATCAGATGCTTGAATCGATGAAGGATGAGTTTAGCAGCTTCGGATATGTTCCGCCTCAGAGTGAGGTCTACCGAGCGCTCCATGAGCTGGTGCAGGAAGGCGTTTTTTACCGTACCAAACAATTAAAAGGAACAGACCCGCGGGTGGATTTTCAGGAAATTGTACTCTATCATTTTACAGATGATGGGGAGGAGAAGGCCCGACTTTACAAAAAGCAGGTTAAAACCGATTTGGACCGTTGCTTAGGCATGTTGCATAAAGCGGAACAAGACAACTATTCCTGA
- a CDS encoding acyltransferase yields the protein MSQKERISEVALLRGLAFAAVVLQHSIAHYAVAQGARIQDGVLLTLLLLCSKFAVPVFVFITGMVLFYNYDGALKYGTFLRKRFMDIIVPYIIWSLLYELGNQLVQSGGSIHPLDFLQKLLNGKSSYHLWYIVMIIQCYVLFPVFRYAVRRLSALLSSQWQPAALAGVGALYFLLMFAVGPVYHAMDKLQLPVITSWFTLYADRNVIYFFFYFVLGAAAGMNVQRWNAWVTKGQMVYWPLFIVLTGYLLYEMTSLFQTPRGTVLSFNYLSLLRPIMAVYCVTSIFVAYRVATWIAYKGGRVANMLTAIGTLSYGAYLMHAFMLRVTYFFDETLFADWSHVLRTLISFILCVVFSIAGTWLLARMPLGKWIVGLRVRPRPAGGSPALQKQA from the coding sequence ATGAGTCAAAAAGAGAGAATTTCCGAAGTCGCTTTGCTGAGAGGATTGGCTTTTGCCGCTGTCGTTCTTCAGCATTCCATCGCACACTATGCGGTTGCGCAGGGGGCGCGCATCCAGGACGGAGTGTTGCTGACACTATTACTGCTTTGTTCCAAGTTCGCAGTTCCCGTGTTTGTATTTATCACCGGGATGGTGTTGTTTTACAATTATGATGGAGCCTTAAAGTATGGAACGTTTTTACGTAAAAGATTTATGGACATCATCGTACCTTATATCATATGGTCTCTTTTATACGAATTGGGAAATCAGCTTGTCCAAAGTGGAGGATCTATTCATCCGCTGGATTTTTTGCAGAAGCTTTTGAACGGAAAAAGCAGTTATCATCTGTGGTACATCGTTATGATTATCCAATGCTATGTGTTATTTCCTGTGTTTCGTTATGCTGTGCGCCGTTTGTCTGCGCTGCTGTCGTCACAATGGCAACCCGCTGCATTGGCTGGAGTTGGCGCGTTATATTTTTTGCTTATGTTCGCAGTTGGACCTGTGTACCACGCGATGGACAAGCTCCAGCTCCCGGTCATCACCTCCTGGTTTACCCTGTACGCTGACCGGAATGTGATCTACTTTTTCTTTTATTTTGTGTTAGGAGCGGCAGCCGGGATGAACGTTCAACGCTGGAATGCCTGGGTAACCAAGGGACAGATGGTGTATTGGCCGCTGTTTATCGTGCTTACAGGATACTTGCTGTACGAGATGACCAGTCTGTTTCAGACGCCGCGAGGTACGGTTCTTTCCTTTAATTACTTGTCCCTGCTGCGTCCGATCATGGCTGTATATTGTGTTACGTCTATTTTTGTGGCATATCGGGTAGCCACGTGGATCGCTTATAAGGGTGGCCGTGTGGCGAATATGCTGACTGCCATCGGAACGTTGTCCTACGGAGCGTATCTGATGCATGCCTTTATGCTGCGTGTGACCTACTTTTTTGATGAAACGTTGTTTGCAGACTGGAGCCACGTGCTTCGTACGCTAATCTCGTTCATTCTCTGCGTGGTCTTTTCCATTGCCGGAACATGGCTGCTGGCCCGTATGCCTCTGGGCAAATGGATTGTGGGGCTTCGGGTTCGTCCCCGCCCGGCGGGAGGATCGCCAGCCTTGCAAAAGCAAGCCTGA
- the hrpB gene encoding ATP-dependent helicase HrpB has protein sequence MTDKQLPIIQIIPELKNALRSHSAAVLIAQPGAGKTTVTPLELLHEPWLAGQKMLMLEPRRLAARAAAAQMAKALGEQTGQTVGYRVRMDTKIGPNTRIEVVTEGVLTRMLQSDQALEGTGLIIFDEFHERSLHADLGLALALQSQALLRSDLKILIMSATLEAEPVCRLLGDAPLLECPGTVFPVETFHMPKPSSATLETFTAETVEKALHAHKGDLLVFLPGAREIHRTERELTSRNLSPHVKVIPLYGSMKLEQQDEAIRPSASGSRKVVLATSIAESSLTIAGITVVIDSGLSRESVFSARTGMSRLTTVKVSKASADQRRGRAGRLQPGVCYRLWSAQEHAALPDASRPEIAAADLAPLALELAAWGVREPAELAWLDAPPEAAYRQATGLLRQLGCLSTAADGSAGGITAHGREVSALGAHPRLGHMLLRAAALGLAPTASRLAALLQERDPFRAHGGTDLRPRLDALREAAHARSTHSLLRAADDTVIRRIVQESRQLLATLPKVAQDEPDGSASCGLLLAFAYPDRIAQGRGDGRFLLSGGRGARLRQVEWMSRSSYLVAAEVDDEGADGAIQLAAPVELQELIEHCSEWLLEQAHVYWDSSASAVRARKILQLGALVLKETSYERPPAEEIAGALMVGVRERGLKLLSWNRSTLQLQARLIFMHFSAPEDWPDSSESALLDSLESWLLPFALGAKNVSDLQRLDGSELLLGRLDWEQRQQLEQEAPTHIRVPSGSRIPVDYSNPEAPALAVRLQELFGLRETPRIGRGRVPLVLHLLSPAQRPVQVTSDLSSFWSEAYFEVKKDLKGRYPKHYWPDDPLEAVATSRAKPKR, from the coding sequence TTGACAGATAAACAACTGCCTATCATTCAAATTATACCCGAGCTTAAAAATGCGCTGCGATCCCATTCGGCTGCCGTATTGATTGCGCAGCCAGGCGCGGGCAAGACGACGGTTACGCCGCTTGAACTGCTGCACGAGCCGTGGCTGGCGGGTCAAAAAATGCTGATGCTGGAGCCAAGGCGCTTGGCGGCACGTGCAGCAGCCGCGCAAATGGCGAAAGCGCTGGGAGAACAAACGGGGCAGACGGTGGGCTACCGGGTTCGCATGGATACAAAAATAGGACCGAATACGCGGATTGAAGTGGTTACTGAGGGCGTGCTGACACGGATGCTGCAAAGTGATCAGGCGTTGGAGGGGACTGGACTGATTATTTTTGATGAGTTTCATGAACGCAGTCTGCATGCAGATTTAGGGCTGGCGCTTGCTCTACAAAGTCAGGCACTGCTGCGGTCGGATTTGAAAATATTGATCATGTCTGCCACGCTGGAGGCTGAGCCGGTCTGCCGTCTACTGGGGGATGCTCCACTGCTGGAATGTCCAGGCACCGTATTTCCTGTAGAAACCTTTCATATGCCCAAGCCTTCATCGGCCACATTAGAAACTTTTACAGCAGAGACCGTAGAAAAGGCGCTCCATGCCCATAAAGGAGATCTGTTGGTCTTCCTGCCTGGGGCGAGGGAGATTCATCGCACGGAGCGTGAGCTGACTTCAAGAAATTTGTCTCCACATGTCAAGGTTATTCCGCTGTACGGAAGTATGAAGCTGGAGCAGCAGGACGAGGCGATACGCCCTTCGGCTTCGGGCAGCCGAAAAGTCGTATTGGCAACCTCGATTGCCGAGTCCAGCCTGACCATAGCGGGGATTACGGTGGTGATCGACAGCGGACTGTCGCGGGAATCGGTGTTTTCCGCGCGAACCGGCATGAGCCGTTTGACCACCGTCAAGGTGTCCAAAGCCTCGGCCGACCAGCGCCGCGGCCGGGCGGGCCGCCTTCAGCCGGGCGTATGCTACCGGCTGTGGAGCGCGCAGGAACATGCCGCGCTCCCGGATGCCAGCCGCCCGGAAATCGCGGCGGCTGATCTGGCTCCGCTCGCGCTGGAGCTGGCCGCCTGGGGCGTGCGCGAGCCCGCCGAGCTGGCCTGGCTGGATGCCCCGCCTGAGGCGGCGTACCGCCAGGCCACGGGCCTGCTGCGCCAGCTCGGCTGCCTGAGCACCGCAGCCGATGGCAGCGCAGGCGGCATCACCGCGCATGGACGCGAGGTGTCCGCTCTGGGCGCGCATCCGCGCCTCGGACACATGCTGCTGCGCGCGGCCGCCCTCGGTCTGGCGCCAACCGCCAGCCGTCTGGCTGCGCTGCTGCAAGAGCGCGACCCGTTCCGCGCCCATGGCGGAACGGATTTGCGCCCGCGGCTGGACGCCCTGCGCGAGGCGGCTCATGCCCGCAGCACGCACAGCCTGCTGCGGGCGGCAGACGATACGGTGATTCGCCGTATCGTGCAGGAAAGTCGGCAGCTGCTGGCCACGCTGCCGAAAGTAGCGCAGGACGAGCCTGACGGCTCCGCGTCCTGCGGGCTGCTGCTGGCCTTTGCGTATCCGGATCGGATCGCGCAGGGCCGGGGTGACGGCCGCTTTTTGCTTAGCGGCGGCCGGGGCGCGCGACTCCGACAGGTGGAGTGGATGTCGCGCTCGTCCTATCTCGTCGCCGCCGAAGTGGACGACGAGGGAGCAGATGGTGCCATTCAGCTGGCGGCACCCGTTGAGCTGCAAGAGCTGATCGAGCATTGCAGTGAATGGCTGCTGGAACAAGCCCATGTATATTGGGACAGCTCAGCCTCAGCTGTGAGAGCCCGCAAGATACTACAGCTTGGCGCGCTCGTTTTAAAGGAAACGTCCTATGAGCGGCCTCCGGCAGAGGAAATAGCTGGCGCCTTGATGGTGGGTGTCCGCGAACGTGGTCTAAAGCTGCTGTCCTGGAATCGGTCAACCCTTCAGCTGCAGGCGCGCTTGATTTTTATGCACTTCTCGGCACCCGAAGACTGGCCGGACAGCTCGGAATCCGCACTGCTGGATTCACTGGAATCGTGGCTGCTGCCTTTTGCGCTTGGAGCCAAAAATGTATCTGATCTGCAACGACTGGACGGTAGCGAATTGCTGCTCGGCAGGCTGGATTGGGAGCAGCGGCAGCAGCTTGAGCAGGAAGCACCGACGCATATACGAGTACCCAGTGGTTCCCGTATTCCGGTCGATTATTCGAATCCCGAGGCTCCTGCGCTGGCAGTGCGGCTGCAAGAGCTGTTCGGCCTGAGGGAAACGCCGCGGATTGGCCGGGGACGTGTGCCGCTCGTGCTGCATTTGCTGTCACCCGCCCAGCGGCCTGTGCAAGTAACCTCCGACCTGTCCAGCTTCTGGAGCGAGGCCTATTTTGAAGTTAAAAAGGACCTGAAAGGCAGATATCCCAAGCATTATTGGCCGGATGATCCGTTGGAAGCTGTGGCGACCAGCAGAGCGAAGCCAAAGCGTTGA
- a CDS encoding carbohydrate ABC transporter permease: MNRFTRSHLLLYAVHIVLALLVLLPLAFAFVSSFRPLEDIYKYMSPITWKTFWPSNFTWGAYQMLFTERGFGQIFLNTFFVGAANVIGGLLLGSMAAFAFVYFEFRGKTLLFLLVLLTFMIPFEVISIPLYSLVNSLGWVDTYAGIIIPGIANGLVIFLFRQFFLELPTSLVESARMDGASWLRVYTRIVMPLCKPVTVSASLLIFIQQWESFLWPLIVTRSKEYKVIQVALSDFVTEYATYWNEMFAAVILSILIPVVLLLPLQRYYVQGIANTGSKE; this comes from the coding sequence GTGAACCGATTTACCCGTTCTCATCTGTTGTTGTATGCCGTACATATCGTTCTGGCGCTGCTGGTGCTGCTGCCGCTGGCGTTTGCCTTCGTTTCGTCGTTCCGTCCGCTGGAGGACATTTATAAATATATGTCGCCGATCACCTGGAAAACGTTTTGGCCGTCCAATTTTACATGGGGAGCTTATCAAATGCTGTTTACGGAGCGAGGGTTCGGACAAATTTTTCTGAACACGTTTTTTGTCGGAGCAGCCAACGTGATTGGCGGGCTTTTGCTTGGCTCCATGGCCGCGTTCGCATTCGTATATTTTGAGTTTCGTGGAAAAACGCTGCTGTTTCTGCTGGTGCTGCTCACCTTCATGATTCCGTTCGAGGTCATCTCCATCCCGTTGTACAGCCTTGTCAACAGCCTGGGCTGGGTGGACACCTATGCGGGCATCATCATTCCCGGCATTGCCAACGGACTGGTCATCTTCCTGTTCCGTCAGTTTTTTCTCGAACTGCCGACGTCTCTGGTCGAATCTGCCCGCATGGACGGGGCCTCCTGGCTGCGGGTATACACTCGAATCGTCATGCCGCTCTGCAAGCCCGTTACCGTCAGCGCCAGCCTGCTTATTTTTATTCAGCAGTGGGAATCGTTCCTGTGGCCACTCATCGTGACACGCTCGAAGGAGTATAAAGTGATTCAGGTCGCGCTGAGCGACTTCGTTACCGAATACGCCACCTACTGGAACGAAATGTTCGCGGCCGTCATTTTGTCCATCCTTATCCCCGTTGTGCTGCTGCTTCCACTGCAGCGCTATTATGTGCAGGGGATTGCCAATACGGGATCGAAGGAGTAG